A genomic stretch from Barnesiella intestinihominis YIT 11860 includes:
- a CDS encoding AraC family transcriptional regulator, with amino-acid sequence MKNIQHEITPINEDDLFIILNHPKADFDYPIHFHSDFELNLVLWDFGRRIVGDSIEPFEEVDLVLTGPNVPHKWEGNNVESNHVITIQFHEQLLTFPILQKRMFSSIKDMLEKSKRGIQFTENKNSDIVKRIIAMTQMTGFNVCLEFFALLYDLSTNPRQRILASGTFDNDSILRDSKSRRIAKINEYINNNYMNPIKLCDIAQLVSMSDSALSHFFKKRTNRNIVDYINDIRISNATKMLFETTNSISEIAFLCGFNNISNFNRIFKKNKGKTPSEYRESIQKIMIKY; translated from the coding sequence ATGAAAAATATACAACACGAAATCACCCCGATTAATGAAGACGATCTCTTCATTATACTCAATCACCCAAAAGCCGATTTTGATTATCCCATACATTTCCATTCCGATTTCGAACTAAACTTAGTCCTATGGGATTTTGGACGCCGCATTGTAGGAGATTCCATCGAACCTTTCGAAGAGGTCGATTTAGTACTGACTGGTCCCAATGTTCCACACAAATGGGAAGGCAACAATGTCGAGAGCAACCATGTCATCACTATACAATTTCACGAACAGCTCCTAACATTCCCCATTCTTCAAAAACGCATGTTCTCCTCGATAAAAGATATGTTGGAAAAATCGAAAAGAGGAATCCAATTCACAGAAAACAAAAATTCCGATATTGTCAAAAGAATAATCGCCATGACTCAAATGACGGGATTCAACGTTTGTCTCGAATTCTTTGCCCTACTCTATGACCTATCGACCAATCCGCGCCAAAGAATTTTAGCCAGTGGAACCTTCGACAACGATAGCATACTCAGAGATTCAAAAAGCCGGCGAATCGCGAAAATCAACGAGTACATAAACAACAACTACATGAATCCCATCAAATTATGCGATATAGCCCAATTAGTCTCTATGAGTGATTCCGCTCTAAGCCACTTTTTCAAGAAAAGGACAAATCGAAATATTGTAGATTACATTAATGACATACGAATCAGTAATGCCACAAAAATGTTATTCGAGACGACAAATTCCATTAGCGAAATCGCATTCCTATGCGGGTTCAACAACATCTCAAACTTCAACCGTATCTTTAAAAAAAATAAAGGAAAAACGCCCTCGGAATACAGGGAATCGATACAAAAGATTATGATTAAATATTAA